Proteins encoded in a region of the Prochlorococcus marinus CUG1416 genome:
- the psb28 gene encoding photosystem II reaction center protein Psb28: MTVNKKAKIQFYQGTDEPVVPEIRLTRSKDGTTGQALFSFEKPQALSSIADGEITGMRMIDNEGELLTREVKVKFVDGEPIFLEAVYIWKNSSDFDRFMRFANSYAKSNGLGYSEKK; this comes from the coding sequence ATGACAGTAAATAAAAAGGCAAAAATACAATTTTATCAAGGAACTGATGAACCAGTAGTTCCAGAAATAAGACTAACTAGGAGTAAAGACGGCACTACAGGTCAAGCATTATTTTCCTTTGAGAAACCTCAGGCATTATCATCAATTGCAGACGGTGAAATCACGGGAATGCGTATGATTGATAATGAAGGTGAGTTATTAACGAGGGAAGTTAAAGTAAAGTTTGTAGATGGAGAGCCTATATTTTTAGAAGCAGTTTATATTTGGAAGAACAGTTCAGACTTTGATAGGTTTATGAGATTTGCAAATAGTTATGCCAAATCAAATGGATTAGGATATTCTGAGAAGAAGTAG
- a CDS encoding pyridoxal-phosphate-dependent aminotransferase family protein, translating into MTEAKLISALNEENLSHFSKTYVPSRLLLGPGPSNAHPEVLNALSLNPIGHLDEAYISLMSDVQKLLRYTWQCNNRLTLPMSGTGSAAMEASIANFIEEGEKILIAKKGYFGDRLVDMATRYKADISVMEKPWGESFSYEEIKYEIETKKPAIFAIVHAETSSGVLQPLDGIGDVCRKNNCLFLVDAVTSLGALELLIDEWKIDLAYSCSQKGLSCPPGLSPFTMNERAEEKLSSRKTKVPNWYLDLSLLNKYWGSDRVYHHTAPVNMNFAIREGLRLIANEGLENVWIRHNTNARKLWNGLESLGMELHVSKDYRLPTLTTVKIPPAVDGDGFRNHLLRNFGIEIGNGLGELSGKVWRIGLMGYNSSEENVDRLLNLFDTELKKYSIFESSTF; encoded by the coding sequence TTGACAGAGGCGAAACTTATTTCTGCTTTAAATGAAGAGAATTTATCTCATTTCTCAAAGACTTATGTTCCCTCTAGACTTTTATTAGGTCCCGGTCCTTCAAACGCTCATCCAGAAGTTTTAAACGCTCTTTCTCTAAATCCAATTGGTCATTTAGATGAAGCATATATTTCATTAATGTCTGATGTTCAAAAACTTCTAAGATATACCTGGCAATGCAATAATCGTCTTACTCTCCCAATGAGTGGTACTGGAAGTGCAGCTATGGAAGCTTCAATAGCCAATTTTATAGAGGAAGGAGAAAAAATTCTAATAGCTAAAAAAGGATATTTTGGAGACAGACTTGTTGATATGGCTACTAGATATAAAGCAGATATATCTGTTATGGAAAAACCTTGGGGGGAATCTTTTTCTTATGAAGAAATCAAGTATGAAATAGAGACTAAAAAACCAGCTATATTTGCTATTGTTCATGCTGAAACATCTAGTGGGGTTTTACAACCTCTTGATGGAATTGGTGATGTATGTAGAAAAAATAACTGCTTGTTTTTAGTTGACGCTGTTACTTCTCTTGGCGCTTTAGAACTATTGATAGATGAATGGAAAATAGATTTAGCGTATAGTTGTAGTCAGAAAGGACTAAGTTGCCCCCCTGGATTAAGTCCTTTTACAATGAATGAGAGAGCTGAAGAAAAACTAAGTTCAAGAAAAACAAAAGTTCCTAACTGGTATTTAGATTTATCCCTTTTAAATAAATATTGGGGTTCAGATCGCGTTTACCATCATACAGCCCCTGTAAATATGAATTTTGCTATACGAGAGGGTTTACGATTAATTGCAAATGAAGGTTTAGAAAATGTTTGGATTAGGCATAATACCAATGCAAGGAAACTGTGGAATGGTTTAGAAAGTTTAGGCATGGAATTACATGTTTCAAAAGATTATCGATTGCCAACTCTTACAACAGTTAAGATTCCACCAGCAGTTGATGGAGATGGTTTTAGAAATCATCTTTTAAGAAACTTTGGAATAGAAATAGGAAATGGACTTGGAGAATTGTCTGGTAAGGTATGGCGTATAGGATTAATGGGCTATAACTCAAGTGAAGAGAATGTCGACAGGTTATTAAACCTATTTGATACTGAGTTAAAGAAATATTCTATTTTTGAGTCCTCAACTTTTTAA
- the mnmH gene encoding tRNA 2-selenouridine(34) synthase MnmH, with the protein MYSKSIELEKFRSFKGPLIDVRSPSEYYKGHMPNSINIPLFDNNERSIIGTIYKKKGREIAVIEGLKFFEKKLKLLLDDLFMNIDSHKIISENNNEISIRIYCSRGGMRSQSIAWLLEKYKYNTITLKGGYKTYRRWILESFTKKWNFLIIGGKTGTGKTRLLTLLEKYKYQTIDLEGFACHRGSTFGSLGMNEQPSNEQFENKIAEKLNSFKAINKIFIEAESANIGKCKIPHEVFKQMKTSRRIEILRSEENRLDELIDTYSVFNKEELKESVLRIKKRLGPQRTKIAIESIEKERWDLVCRSVLDYYDRCYEYEKVGKENITLLDLTDKKYDEKILELINNVL; encoded by the coding sequence ATGTATTCCAAAAGTATAGAACTAGAGAAATTTAGAAGTTTTAAAGGACCACTTATAGATGTTAGGAGCCCGAGTGAATATTATAAAGGACATATGCCTAATTCTATTAACATTCCATTATTTGATAATAATGAGAGATCAATAATTGGGACAATTTATAAAAAAAAAGGTAGGGAAATAGCAGTAATAGAGGGATTAAAATTTTTTGAAAAAAAATTGAAATTACTTCTTGATGATTTATTTATGAATATTGACTCTCATAAAATTATTTCTGAAAATAATAATGAAATATCAATTAGAATATATTGTTCTAGAGGTGGAATGCGATCACAAAGTATTGCTTGGTTATTAGAAAAATATAAATATAATACCATTACACTTAAAGGAGGATATAAAACGTATAGGAGATGGATATTAGAAAGTTTCACAAAAAAGTGGAATTTTTTAATTATTGGGGGGAAAACAGGAACTGGGAAAACAAGGTTATTGACTTTACTAGAGAAATATAAATATCAAACTATAGATCTTGAAGGATTTGCCTGTCATAGAGGAAGTACATTTGGTAGTTTAGGAATGAATGAACAACCTTCAAATGAACAATTTGAAAATAAAATTGCAGAAAAATTAAATTCCTTTAAAGCTATTAATAAAATTTTTATAGAAGCTGAAAGTGCAAATATTGGCAAATGCAAAATACCTCATGAAGTCTTCAAGCAGATGAAGACTTCAAGGAGAATTGAGATTTTAAGGAGCGAAGAAAACAGGTTAGATGAGTTAATAGATACTTATAGTGTATTTAATAAAGAAGAACTCAAAGAATCTGTACTAAGGATAAAAAAACGATTAGGACCACAAAGAACAAAAATAGCTATAGAATCAATTGAAAAAGAGAGATGGGACTTGGTTTGCAGATCAGTTTTGGATTATTACGATAGATGTTATGAATATGAAAAGGTTGGGAAAGAAAACATAACGTTATTAGATTTAACAGATAAAAAGTATGATGAAAAGATCTTAGAATTAATAAATAATGTTTTATAA
- the secF gene encoding protein translocase subunit SecF, which yields MKLFNLELIKNKRKIIGFSTFLIMMSLLGILYSTFNTSYKKPINLGMDFVGGNELRIERVCDEECSDISPDSVLDDLREISKNKNFLNNIKLQFQNNNKLISIRTPYLSIEESNNLITNLENIIGPLNYQSKDSRLIGPKLGKRLLTNCVASLLASLFAISLYITIRFDRKYALFALLALFHDLLIVFGLFSWLGIILSIEVNSLFAVSLLTIAGYSVNDTVVIFDRIRENLRSSNLGYNETIQSSVNESFRRTTFTSITTLIPLITLIFFGSYSLFWFSVSLSLGIIIGSYSSILLAPSFLLKD from the coding sequence ATGAAATTATTTAATCTTGAACTAATAAAAAATAAAAGAAAGATAATTGGGTTTTCAACTTTTCTAATTATGATGAGTCTTTTAGGAATTTTATATTCTACTTTTAATACTTCTTATAAGAAACCTATAAATCTTGGGATGGATTTCGTTGGGGGAAATGAATTAAGAATAGAGAGAGTTTGTGACGAGGAATGTTCTGATATTTCTCCTGATTCAGTTCTAGATGATTTAAGAGAGATCTCTAAAAATAAAAACTTTTTAAATAATATTAAATTACAATTCCAAAATAATAATAAATTAATTTCAATAAGAACTCCTTATTTGAGTATTGAAGAATCAAATAATCTTATTACTAATCTTGAGAACATTATTGGTCCTCTAAATTATCAGAGTAAAGATTCAAGATTAATAGGTCCAAAGCTTGGGAAAAGATTACTTACTAACTGTGTTGCCTCTTTGTTAGCTTCTTTATTTGCAATATCTTTATATATAACTATAAGATTTGATAGGAAATATGCATTATTTGCATTATTAGCTTTATTCCATGATTTATTAATTGTTTTCGGTCTTTTTTCTTGGTTAGGAATCATTTTATCTATAGAGGTAAATAGTTTATTTGCAGTCTCTTTGTTAACTATTGCGGGTTATTCAGTAAATGATACTGTTGTTATTTTTGACAGGATCCGTGAGAATTTACGATCGAGCAACTTAGGCTACAACGAAACTATTCAATCATCAGTTAATGAATCATTTAGAAGAACAACTTTTACTAGTATTACAACCCTAATTCCATTAATAACTCTAATTTTCTTTGGTTCTTATTCATTATTTTGGTTTTCTGTTTCTCTATCATTAGGAATAATTATTGGTAGTTATTCAAGTATTTTATTAGCGCCATCTTTTTTGCTGAAAGATTAA
- a CDS encoding ATP-binding protein produces the protein MSFFQGKNIFKKFLKSSSINWSIFEFESSLQLNEFVDQLLEPIERSQSSYLIKLGLHEALVNAVKHGNKLDPTKNIRVRRIITPNWCVWQIQDQGNGLEIKKRNYKLPKKVNSINGRGLYIINECFDDIRWSNKGNRLQLALKR, from the coding sequence ATGTCCTTCTTTCAGGGCAAAAATATTTTTAAAAAATTCCTAAAGAGTTCAAGTATTAACTGGTCTATTTTTGAATTTGAATCTTCATTACAATTAAATGAATTTGTAGATCAATTATTAGAACCCATTGAAAGATCTCAATCAAGTTACCTCATCAAACTTGGCTTACATGAAGCCCTTGTTAACGCAGTTAAACATGGAAATAAATTAGATCCAACTAAAAATATTAGAGTTAGAAGAATCATTACTCCTAATTGGTGTGTTTGGCAAATCCAGGATCAAGGTAATGGTTTAGAAATAAAAAAAAGAAATTACAAATTACCAAAAAAAGTAAATAGTATTAATGGACGTGGACTATACATTATTAATGAATGTTTTGATGACATTCGATGGAGTAATAAAGGTAATAGGCTTCAATTGGCTTTAAAAAGGTGA
- a CDS encoding class I SAM-dependent methyltransferase — protein sequence MARESISKIAYKTLQQSKSIAGFAHKQISSRIMNFILPDSNLENFDIDKNLLLQIQNSMDLLREEDWNDAEKNIYPKKLLFDEPWLRYLSQYPKIWLDMPNTWNRRRSQNFDDLPKSIEKDNYPHYYLRNFHHQTDGYLSEFSASIYDLQVEILFNGSADSMRRRIIKPIKEGLESFSDRKKSSIKILDVATGSGRTLKQLRGAFPKEKITGIDLSDSYLKEASRYISDLDGDLIELIKGNAEELPFEDNSIQCISCVFLFHELPRTVRAKVLNEFFRVLEPSGTLVLADSIQISDSPDFTSIMENFYKTFHEPFYCDYIKEDINSKLEEVGFKNVNSNSFFMTKVWSAVK from the coding sequence ATGGCTAGGGAATCTATTTCAAAAATTGCATATAAAACGCTTCAACAGAGTAAAAGCATTGCTGGATTTGCTCATAAGCAAATTAGTTCAAGGATAATGAACTTTATTCTTCCCGATTCTAATCTTGAAAACTTTGATATAGATAAGAACCTTTTATTACAAATCCAAAATTCAATGGATCTATTAAGAGAGGAAGATTGGAATGACGCAGAAAAAAATATATATCCAAAAAAATTATTGTTTGATGAGCCATGGCTTAGATATTTGAGTCAATATCCTAAAATTTGGCTAGATATGCCTAATACATGGAATAGGCGAAGAAGCCAAAACTTTGATGATCTTCCAAAATCGATTGAAAAAGATAATTATCCTCACTATTACTTAAGAAACTTTCATCATCAAACAGATGGTTATTTATCAGAATTTTCAGCTAGTATTTACGATTTACAAGTAGAGATACTTTTTAATGGAAGTGCTGACTCAATGAGAAGGAGAATCATAAAGCCAATAAAAGAAGGACTTGAAAGTTTTAGTGATAGAAAAAAAAGTTCTATAAAAATTCTTGATGTGGCAACTGGTTCAGGAAGGACGTTAAAACAATTAAGAGGAGCATTCCCCAAAGAAAAAATCACAGGAATTGATTTATCTGATTCATACTTGAAAGAGGCGAGTCGATATATTTCAGATCTTGATGGGGATTTAATTGAATTAATAAAAGGTAATGCCGAAGAATTACCTTTCGAGGATAACAGCATTCAATGCATTTCTTGTGTTTTTTTATTTCATGAATTACCGAGAACAGTTAGAGCTAAAGTATTAAATGAATTTTTTAGAGTACTAGAACCTTCCGGAACATTAGTTTTAGCAGATTCGATTCAAATAAGTGATTCCCCTGACTTTACATCCATAATGGAAAATTTCTATAAAACTTTTCATGAGCCTTTTTATTGTGATTATATAAAAGAGGACATAAATTCTAAACTTGAAGAAGTTGGTTTTAAAAATGTTAATTCAAATTCCTTTTTTATGACCAAAGTATGGTCTGCTGTAAAGTAG
- a CDS encoding DUF6439 family protein — MTYWDKDTIKLVQSLNGKLKIDHSKWHIDKGNKYKRSAELISAALCQLIISCNEKETIEYMEESIKWLKEINVDKPCPSKNHLFKAN, encoded by the coding sequence ATGACATATTGGGATAAAGATACTATTAAGCTTGTGCAAAGTCTTAATGGAAAATTAAAAATTGATCATTCAAAATGGCATATTGATAAAGGTAATAAATATAAAAGATCTGCAGAACTTATTTCAGCAGCGTTATGTCAATTAATTATTTCTTGTAATGAGAAAGAAACCATTGAATATATGGAAGAAAGTATTAAATGGTTAAAAGAAATTAACGTAGATAAACCTTGTCCTAGTAAAAATCACCTTTTTAAAGCCAATTGA
- a CDS encoding nucleoside deaminase: MRNIFENGNSSNDPHKGTNNLNYIKWMNSILRRSEEIGKVVLPISSIILDERGRCIGRGVNRRSVNKDPLGHAEIMALRQASLIKNDWRFNECITITNLEPCTMCASALIQARMGKVVFGAYDKKRGGLGGSIDLSKHKSSHHKMEIVGGILEEECSQILQLWFKKLRTQK, translated from the coding sequence ATGAGGAATATTTTTGAAAATGGAAATAGTAGTAATGATCCACATAAAGGAACAAATAATTTAAATTACATTAAATGGATGAATTCTATATTAAGAAGATCAGAAGAAATTGGAAAAGTTGTGCTACCAATCTCTTCAATAATTTTAGATGAAAGAGGAAGATGTATTGGAAGAGGGGTTAACAGGAGAAGTGTAAATAAAGATCCATTAGGTCATGCTGAGATAATGGCACTAAGGCAGGCATCTCTAATAAAAAATGATTGGAGGTTTAATGAATGTATTACTATCACAAACTTAGAACCATGTACCATGTGTGCATCGGCGCTTATTCAAGCGAGGATGGGTAAAGTTGTTTTTGGTGCCTACGATAAGAAAAGAGGTGGATTGGGAGGGTCAATTGACTTATCAAAGCATAAAAGCTCTCATCACAAGATGGAAATTGTAGGGGGTATATTAGAAGAAGAATGCAGTCAAATATTACAATTATGGTTTAAAAAGTTGAGGACTCAAAAATAG
- the glnA gene encoding type I glutamate--ammonia ligase, producing MSKSPQDVLSQIKDEGIELIDLKFTDIHGKWQHLTLTSDMIEEDSFTEGLAFDGSSIRGWKAINASDMSMVPDASTAWIDPFYKHKTLSMICSIQEPRSGEPYDRCPRALAQKALKYLDSTGIADTAFFGPEPEFFLFDDVRYDSKEGGCFYSVDTIEAPWNTGRIEEGGNLGYKIQYKEGYFPVAPNDTAQDIRSEMLLLMGELGIPTEKHHHEVAGAGQHELGMKFDSLINAADNVMTYKYVVRNVAKKYGKTATFMPKPVFNDNGTGMHVHQSLWKSGEPLFFGEGAYANLSQTARWYIGGILKHAPSFLAFTNPTTNSYKRLVPGFEAPVNLVYSEGNRSAAVRIPLTGPSPKAKRLEFRSGDALANPYLAFSVMMLAGIDGIKNQIDPGDGVDVDLFELPADELAKIDTVPSSLNDSLNALKADKDYLLAGGVFTEDFIDNFIDIKYEEVQQLRQRPHPHEFFMYYDA from the coding sequence ATGTCTAAGTCACCTCAAGATGTTTTAAGTCAAATTAAAGACGAAGGAATTGAACTCATCGATTTAAAATTCACTGATATTCATGGAAAATGGCAACATTTAACACTTACATCAGACATGATAGAAGAGGATTCTTTTACAGAAGGCTTAGCGTTTGATGGGTCATCAATAAGAGGTTGGAAAGCAATTAATGCATCTGATATGTCAATGGTGCCTGATGCAAGTACAGCATGGATCGATCCTTTTTATAAACATAAAACTCTTAGCATGATTTGCTCTATTCAAGAGCCAAGAAGCGGTGAGCCTTATGATAGATGTCCAAGAGCTTTAGCTCAAAAGGCATTAAAATATTTAGACTCTACTGGCATAGCAGATACTGCATTTTTTGGACCAGAGCCAGAATTCTTTTTATTTGATGATGTCAGATATGACTCTAAAGAAGGAGGTTGTTTTTACAGTGTAGATACTATTGAAGCACCATGGAATACAGGGAGAATAGAAGAAGGTGGAAACTTAGGATACAAAATACAATATAAAGAAGGATATTTTCCAGTAGCTCCAAATGATACTGCGCAAGATATCAGATCTGAGATGCTTCTTCTTATGGGTGAATTAGGTATCCCTACAGAAAAACATCACCATGAAGTTGCTGGTGCGGGCCAACACGAGCTTGGAATGAAATTTGATTCTTTAATAAATGCTGCTGATAACGTTATGACGTATAAATACGTGGTTAGAAACGTAGCTAAAAAGTATGGCAAAACAGCTACCTTTATGCCTAAGCCTGTATTTAACGATAATGGTACTGGAATGCATGTACACCAAAGTTTATGGAAGAGTGGAGAGCCATTATTCTTTGGTGAAGGTGCCTATGCAAATTTATCTCAAACAGCTAGATGGTACATAGGAGGAATACTTAAGCATGCCCCTTCATTCCTAGCATTTACTAATCCAACTACAAACAGTTATAAAAGATTGGTTCCAGGGTTCGAAGCACCTGTTAATCTAGTTTATTCTGAGGGTAATAGATCCGCTGCAGTCAGAATACCTTTAACGGGTCCAAGTCCAAAAGCTAAAAGATTAGAATTTAGATCAGGTGACGCACTTGCCAACCCATATTTAGCTTTCTCAGTAATGATGCTTGCTGGTATTGATGGAATTAAAAATCAAATAGATCCTGGTGATGGTGTAGATGTTGATTTATTCGAACTTCCAGCAGATGAACTTGCAAAAATCGATACCGTTCCTTCATCTCTTAATGATTCACTTAATGCACTCAAAGCAGATAAGGATTATCTATTAGCTGGTGGAGTATTTACAGAAGATTTTATTGATAACTTTATCGATATAAAATATGAAGAGGTACAACAATTAAGACAGAGGCCTCATCCACATGAATTCTTCATGTACTATGACGCATAA
- a CDS encoding AI-2E family transporter: protein MNSSAYFKLAVILITSLIIWILRDFILLIICSLVISNIVCNLCNQIQNGLKIPRSLSLFFVLTVISVIVFTIFILVLPPFIKEFNEILVDIPNGLSKINFLLNTNINKLNSLFYGEESENVIDIFNLINNVVTIPDAATIAKAIQESFKNLINIAGNLGSGFLKLIFVLVVSLMISIEPKQYIENILLLIPKSYRNKSRNILAKCNTALANWTFSMVISSLSVGLLSLIVLSILDVKYVVSNALIAMVLNIIPNIGPVISGIFPISIALLDNFWKPLVVLGAYVIIQNIESYIIMPSIMKKKANLLPGLTLISQFGFTFIFGPLGLILSLPLAVVIQVLIKESIKDI from the coding sequence TTGAATAGTTCAGCATATTTCAAGTTAGCAGTAATTTTAATAACATCTTTAATAATATGGATTTTAAGAGATTTCATACTATTAATAATTTGCTCTTTAGTAATTTCAAATATTGTATGTAATTTATGTAATCAAATTCAAAATGGTTTAAAGATCCCCCGGTCACTATCATTGTTTTTTGTCTTAACAGTTATATCGGTAATAGTTTTTACTATTTTTATTCTTGTCTTACCTCCATTTATAAAAGAATTTAATGAAATACTAGTTGATATTCCAAATGGTTTATCTAAAATAAATTTTCTACTAAATACAAATATTAACAAATTAAATAGCTTATTTTATGGTGAAGAATCAGAAAATGTTATAGACATATTTAATCTTATAAATAATGTAGTTACTATTCCAGATGCTGCAACTATTGCTAAAGCTATTCAAGAAAGTTTTAAGAACTTAATAAATATAGCTGGGAATCTTGGCTCAGGATTTTTAAAATTAATTTTCGTTTTAGTAGTCAGTTTGATGATATCTATTGAACCAAAACAATATATAGAAAATATACTTCTATTAATTCCTAAAAGTTATCGTAATAAATCTAGAAATATTCTGGCAAAATGCAATACTGCACTAGCAAACTGGACCTTTTCTATGGTCATAAGCTCATTATCAGTAGGCCTTTTGTCATTAATAGTTTTATCGATATTAGATGTCAAATATGTTGTCTCTAATGCTTTAATAGCAATGGTTTTAAATATAATTCCAAATATAGGTCCAGTTATTAGTGGTATATTTCCAATTTCAATTGCACTACTAGATAATTTTTGGAAACCGCTGGTAGTATTAGGAGCTTATGTAATCATTCAAAATATTGAAAGCTACATAATAATGCCATCAATAATGAAGAAAAAAGCAAATTTACTACCTGGTTTAACACTAATCTCACAATTTGGATTTACATTCATTTTTGGTCCATTAGGATTAATCTTATCTCTTCCTCTAGCTGTAGTAATTCAAGTTCTTATCAAAGAATCAATTAAAGATATATAA
- a CDS encoding GUN4 domain-containing protein encodes MTNKEKDDHSNATLDLINKFVDSNQRKRINLLTQIEDEVDNIFKLGHSLFEIFDSDGDDWAAGWLLQVLKRYKPDFFDNTKFNDWFNTYSEIDINYAELQLMLVEQKFEEADRLTSSYLRKLAGKLAEKRGYVFYSEVNNMSGKDLQTIDRLWTIYSTGRFGFSIQAMILKSVGKKYELLWPKIGWKKDGLWTRYPSSFCWSLKAPDGHMPLINQLRGVRLMDSILRHPAIAERHNNIL; translated from the coding sequence ATGACTAACAAAGAAAAAGATGACCATAGTAATGCTACATTAGATCTGATAAATAAATTTGTAGATTCAAATCAAAGAAAAAGAATAAATTTATTAACTCAAATAGAAGATGAAGTGGATAATATTTTTAAACTTGGCCATTCATTGTTTGAAATCTTTGATAGTGACGGTGATGACTGGGCTGCTGGTTGGTTATTGCAAGTTTTAAAAAGATATAAGCCTGATTTCTTTGATAATACCAAATTCAATGATTGGTTTAATACCTATTCAGAAATTGATATTAATTATGCAGAATTGCAATTGATGTTAGTTGAGCAAAAATTTGAAGAAGCTGATAGATTAACAAGCAGCTACTTAAGGAAGTTAGCAGGAAAACTAGCGGAAAAACGTGGATATGTTTTCTATAGTGAGGTTAATAATATGTCAGGTAAAGATCTACAAACAATTGATAGATTATGGACTATTTATTCTACTGGTAGATTTGGCTTTTCTATTCAGGCAATGATTTTAAAATCAGTAGGAAAGAAATATGAATTGTTGTGGCCTAAAATAGGATGGAAGAAAGATGGGTTATGGACAAGATACCCCTCTTCTTTTTGTTGGTCATTAAAGGCTCCTGATGGACATATGCCTCTAATAAATCAATTAAGAGGAGTAAGGCTTATGGACTCTATTCTTAGACATCCTGCTATAGCTGAGAGACACAATAATATACTTTAA
- the secD gene encoding protein translocase subunit SecD, whose amino-acid sequence MKRRQGWLFFIIFLLTLSIYLLINYPLQLGLDLRGGSQLTLQIIKEEGKVTKDELEAVNSVIDRRVNNLGVSESNLQTLGGDQLILELPGEQNPLVASRVLGKTALLEFRTQKLGTSSNLKELQFQRLNIKNLIEEYSSIGKNQYSDEFLNTMQESLKEIEKKLNYSANNKELYAKLIEIKKYIDKEITNLFIKTDLSGKDLINAGRRQEQTNSNWEVLLTFNNSGGEKFAAITKSIAGTNQLLAIILDGESISEASVGSQFANTGITGGLATISGNFSAENARELEVQLKGGSLPLPIEIVETNTIGALLGSKNILKSLYAAISGLIFVGIFMIFNYRILGFVSVLSLGLYGFFNLALYSLIPVTLTLPGISGLILSIGMAVDANILIFERIREELYDGNTLTRSIDSGFQRANSSIVDGHITTLLSCFVLFLLGTNFVKGFAATLGIGVLISLFTSLNCSKTILRFLTTYQSLRQKNLYVPKNNLSN is encoded by the coding sequence ATGAAGAGAAGGCAAGGGTGGCTTTTTTTTATAATATTTCTACTTACTTTATCAATTTATTTATTAATAAATTACCCCCTACAGTTGGGACTGGATTTACGAGGGGGTTCTCAACTTACACTTCAAATTATAAAAGAGGAAGGTAAGGTAACTAAGGATGAACTTGAAGCGGTTAATTCGGTTATAGATAGACGCGTTAACAATTTAGGTGTATCCGAGTCTAACTTACAAACCCTTGGTGGAGATCAATTGATTTTAGAATTACCCGGAGAACAGAATCCCTTAGTTGCTTCAAGAGTTTTAGGTAAGACTGCTTTATTAGAATTTAGAACTCAAAAATTAGGTACATCCTCAAATTTAAAAGAATTGCAATTTCAGAGATTGAATATTAAAAATTTAATTGAAGAATATTCCTCTATAGGAAAAAATCAATATTCAGATGAGTTCTTAAACACTATGCAGGAGAGTCTTAAGGAGATTGAAAAAAAATTAAATTACTCTGCTAATAATAAAGAGTTATATGCGAAATTAATTGAAATTAAAAAGTATATTGATAAAGAAATTACAAATTTATTTATTAAAACTGATTTATCTGGTAAGGATCTTATTAACGCAGGAAGGAGACAAGAACAAACAAATAGTAATTGGGAAGTTTTATTAACCTTTAATAATTCAGGAGGTGAAAAGTTTGCCGCAATTACAAAGTCAATTGCTGGCACTAATCAACTATTGGCTATAATTCTTGATGGGGAATCTATAAGTGAAGCTAGTGTTGGTAGTCAGTTTGCAAATACTGGGATTACAGGTGGATTGGCAACTATAAGCGGTAATTTTAGTGCTGAAAATGCTAGAGAATTAGAAGTGCAACTTAAAGGAGGTTCTTTGCCCTTGCCAATTGAAATAGTCGAAACTAACACGATAGGAGCTCTGCTTGGATCCAAGAATATTTTAAAAAGTCTTTATGCAGCTATTAGTGGATTAATTTTTGTTGGTATTTTTATGATTTTCAATTATAGAATTTTAGGTTTTGTTTCAGTTCTCTCTCTAGGACTTTATGGTTTCTTTAACTTGGCCCTGTATTCTTTAATTCCTGTGACTTTAACTTTACCTGGAATATCTGGACTTATACTTAGTATCGGTATGGCAGTTGATGCAAATATTCTAATATTTGAGAGGATTAGAGAAGAATTATATGATGGCAATACACTTACAAGATCTATTGATAGTGGTTTTCAAAGAGCTAATTCATCCATAGTTGATGGTCACATTACAACTCTTTTAAGTTGTTTTGTATTGTTTTTATTGGGAACAAATTTTGTTAAAGGTTTTGCTGCAACATTAGGAATTGGAGTCTTAATAAGCTTATTTACCTCATTAAATTGCTCCAAAACTATTTTGAGATTTTTGACAACATATCAATCTTTAAGGCAAAAAAATCTTTACGTACCCAAAAACAATTTATCTAATTAA